A single Anopheles maculipalpis chromosome 3RL, idAnoMacuDA_375_x, whole genome shotgun sequence DNA region contains:
- the LOC126561897 gene encoding esterase B1-like produces the protein MVMRSAPLMGWKNVSTGSDAEKHMPITRICVQVQQGSIYGVRDRLPNGQNYYYFKGVPYAKAPVGQLRFKSPMPLEKFAVSYLDCTRERSNCLGLDVLTKEISGSEDGLFLNIYTPKLGKRDDPEPLPVMVFIHGGGLIGGHGDSSLYLPNYLVQEGVIVVTLNYRLGVLGFLCLPDAGVEGNAGLKDQRAALRWISENIAVFGGDPSNVTLFGASSGAIAVNFHCLSAESKRYFHKAILQSGSIYTEFAFQEQPEEKARRLAKLLGHSPTSDVEVYEILRSAPARKLFELQPLVLTEREKAVERLFQIPFLPVIERSDSGDALITRHPTEILSEPNSMDIPIILGYNERDGMMVLIDAIKTLATYNAEPERFIPRTVALDYFSPEARALGEEIRSFYFGSRPVCRDTLNQLTDVFTDKYLLAYRMTVELWARHQRRSKFFGYRFAFDGLLNKGKAIMSLGTMKGAAHIDEVYYLFSSPLLRTEVPETDRAYGLRKTMVRLWTNFARYSDPTPESATPDPTVPFRWQPQPNVPENQDVPLMCLNITNTGITMAEMPEKRRMNFWAGIFERFNGKLADVKLPTISSSGSAAIDLNNNTL, from the exons ATGGTTATGCGAAGTGCGCCTTTGATGGGATGGAAGAATGTGAGCACTGGATCCGATGCTGAAAAGCACATG CCAATTACAAGGATATGCGTTCAGGTACAGCAAGGTTCAATCTATGGCGTGCGTGATAGACTCCCAAATGGGCAGAATTACTACTACTTCAAGGGAGTTCCGTACGCGAAGGCACCCGTTGGACAGCTTCGCTTCAAGTCTCCGATGCctttggaaaagtttgccgTCTCCTATCTGGACTGTACTCGCGAGCGTAGCAACTGTCTCGGATTGGATGTACTGACGAAGGAGATCAGTGGCTCTGAAGACGGACTGTTCCTAAACATCTACACGCCGAAGCTAGGCAAACGAGATGATCCGGAACCACTGCCGGTGATGGTGTTCATCCACGGCGGTGGACTTATCGGAGGCCACGGAGATAGTTCGCTCTATCTTCCAAACTACCTCGTACAGGAGGGTGTGATCGTTGTGACGCTCAACTACCGGTTAGGAGTGCTCGGATTTCTCTGTTTACCGGACGCTGGCGTTGAGGGTAATGCGGGTCTTAAGGACCAGCGTGCCGCACTACGGTGGATATCGGAAAACATAGCTGTGTTTGGTGGAGATCCAAGCAATGTGACCCTTTTCGGTGCAAGCTCAGGGGCGATCGCTGTCAACTTCCACTGCCTGTCAGCAGAGTCGAAGCGCTATTTTCATAAAGCAATTCTTCAGAGTGGTTCCATTTACACGGAGTTTGCGTTCCAAGAGCAGCCGGAAGAAAAGGCTCGACGGTTGGCAAAGCTGCTAGGACACAGTCCGACTTCGGATGTGGAAGTGTACGAGATACTTCGAAGTGCACCAGCCCGAAAGTTGTTTGAACTGCAACCACTGGTGCTTACCGAGCGGGAGAAAGCGGTGGAACGTTTGTTTCAGATCCCGTTCCTACCGGTGATCGAGCGATCGGACTCCGGAGATGCATTGATCACTCGTCATCCAACGGAAATTCTCAGTGAGCCAAACTCGATGGACATCCCAATAATACTCGGGTATAACGAGCGGGACGGTATGATGGTACTGATCGATGCCATCAAAACGCTCGCCACGTACAATGCCGAACCGGAACGTTTCATTCCACGAACGGTCGCGCTGGACTACTTCTCACCAGAGGCTCGGGCTCTCGGTGAAGAGATCCGATCTTTCTACTTTGGATCACGCCCCGTCTGCCGCGACACGCTGAATCAACTAACAGACGTATTCACTGACAAGTATCTGCTCGCTTACCGGATGACGGTGGAACTGTGGGCCCGTCATCAACGTCGATCCAAGTTTTTTGGCTATCGTTTCGCGTTTGACGGTTTGTTGAACAAGGGTAAAGCGATCATGTCCCTGGGCACAATGAAAGGCGCGGCCCATATCGACGAGGTGTACTATCTGTTCAGTTCACCGCTACTCCGTACCGAAGTGCCGGAAACGGATCGTGCTTATGGATTGCGAAAAACGATGGTTCGTCTATGGACCAACTTCGCACGGTACAGTGATCCAACGCCTGAAAGCGCTACTCCGGACCCCACCGTTCCCTTCCGCTGGCAGCCTCAACCGAACGTGCCGGAAAATCAGGACGTTCCGCTGATGTGTCTGAACATCACCAACACCGGCATCACAATGGCCGAAATGCCCGAAAAGCGACGGATGAACTTTTGGGCAGGAATTTTCGAACGCTTCAATGGGAAATTGGCTGATGTCAAGTTGCCCACGATCAGCTCGTCGGGCAGTGCTGCAATCGatctcaacaacaacactctATAA